TTGTCATACGGAGAAAAGTATAGGTTTCCCCGAGGCCGCTCAGCTTGCTTCATATAAACAAGCGGGGGCAACCATTATTGGCAAAGGAAGCTTTTTACCCCCTAACGTATCTATGGTTCATCCTGATACAAAGGTTGGCAATGTCTCCTGCGCCTATCCTTTTGTTACGCAAATAGCCGAGGTAGAGGTGAACCGGGAAACCGGGCAGGTCAACTTGGTAAATATTGTTTCGGCACACGATCTCGGCAAGGCCATTAATCCGTTAATGGCTAAAGGGCAGGTTCTGGGCGCCGTGGCACAGGGGATTGGTTTTGCTCTGACTGAGCAAATGATTGAGCAAGAAGGCATTATAAAGAATCAAAGCTTCAAACATTATAATATGCCAAGATCTGTAGATATGCCCGATATAACATCTATTTTGGTTGAATCGGATGATCCGAACGGCCCATATGGCGCCAAAGGCCTGGGTGAACCCGCCCTTACAGCCATAGCACCGGCCATTGCCAACGCTATTTATGATGCCGTGGGAGTACGTATTAACACGCTTCCGATAACTCCGGAGAAGATATTGCAAGCATTAAAGGAAAAAGAAGGTTAATGATATAACACCGCCATGTGATGCAAAGAAGCTTTCGTTTTGCATCACATGGTTTAATATTTATATATTTTAGAGGTGTTTTATGAAATTAGCAACAAGAACCCATCTATTTAGTGGTCATGCCCAATTGCCCAAGGGTATACCGATGCATGATCATCTGCAAAGAACAACTGCTTTGTTGGAAATAGATATGGATAAAGAAATTGTTGTACGCGCCTCATTTATGACGGTTCATCCACATACAAATGATTTTTTTTCTTCTATCGTCGAAGGGTATGATCTAAGTCAAGGCATAAAGCCCCTGATCAGGGAAATGGAAGAGCGGGCCCATGTATCATCTATCAATGCCTTTATGAAAGCCGTGGAAATTGCCTATCAAAAGTATATTGATTACAAGAAGCTTGTGAATTATATATAATATGCCGGTGCAAGACGCGGAATGCAAAGTATGGGATATTTTGTATGGCATTCAATATAGATGCAGCTTTTGTATCCATACCGATGCATGAACTGTTGCAACTTCGTTATATTTGGATAAGTATAACGTTTTATTATAAGGAGTGATCGGGAAGATAAAGCGGTATGTTATGCTATCACCGATAAAGCAATGGCTGTTGGTTATGGTGCGTTAAAAGCCTTTCGCACCATGCGAGGTGCTGTGTAAAACATTATTATTGGGGATAAGGAGTATAAAACAGTGGTGCAAAATACAAGTTTATACGGCAGGTTGCTGGATTTTGTTAAGAACGGTACTCCGGCAATTGTATATACCTTGATTGATGGCAATGGGTATCCCGGCATGCCGGAGGGTGGCCGGCTTTTATTGGCGGGAGATGAAAAGTACGGGTCACTGGGGCTGCCGCAATTGGATGAGCGGATGCTTGCACGGGCCGGTCATATATTTTCCCAATCCGCACCGAGCACTGATCTTATTGAGGTAGATACAGCAGGACCCAATAAGGAGATTTTTAAATTTACTCTATTAGAGGATTTATATTTTCCGCAAAAAAAATTAATCATCTTTGGCGGCGGACATGTGGCTCAACCGCTGGCGGAAATAGCATCTATTTTAGGTTTTGTAACCGTTGTCATAGATGACAGGGCCGATTTTGTGAGTACAGAACGTTTTCCCAGGGCGGACAAGCTAATATGTGCTTCATTGCCGGCCGGCTGAGGTTAACAGCCTGACCAGCGTAGTAATTATTACCCGCGGTCACCAATATGACCGGCTGTGTCTGAAGTCGGTTATTCATTCCAAAGCCTGCTATATTGGTATGATAGGCAGCTCGGGCAAGGTGCGCCAGACATTCCAGTCCCTTATGGCTGAAGGGATAAGCAAAAAAACATTAGAAAAAGTGTCTGCGCCAATCGGCCTTGATCTGGGCGGGCAGAAACCCGGTGAAATTGCTTTGAGTATCCTCGCCGAGATAGTGGCCCATGGAAATGAAGGCAGCTGTAAGCCTATGAAATATGTAAAA
This genomic interval from Desulfoscipio sp. XC116 contains the following:
- a CDS encoding DUF3870 domain-containing protein: MKLATRTHLFSGHAQLPKGIPMHDHLQRTTALLEIDMDKEIVVRASFMTVHPHTNDFFSSIVEGYDLSQGIKPLIREMEERAHVSSINAFMKAVEIAYQKYIDYKKLVNYI
- a CDS encoding XdhC family protein, translating into MVQNTSLYGRLLDFVKNGTPAIVYTLIDGNGYPGMPEGGRLLLAGDEKYGSLGLPQLDERMLARAGHIFSQSAPSTDLIEVDTAGPNKEIFKFTLLEDLYFPQKKLIIFGGGHVAQPLAEIASILGFVTVVIDDRADFVSTERFPRADKLICASLPAG
- a CDS encoding XdhC family protein, whose amino-acid sequence is MLHCRPAEVNSLTSVVIITRGHQYDRLCLKSVIHSKACYIGMIGSSGKVRQTFQSLMAEGISKKTLEKVSAPIGLDLGGQKPGEIALSILAEIVAHGNEGSCKPMKYVKAGVLA